TTAACTGTCTTTGTATTATCTAAATGTATTTTCCTTATGGAATGTGctctagctagcttgctagctttCTTTTGTGTATCAAAAGCTTTCTCCTTTGTTCTCAATGGGAATCTCACAGCAGAAGCAAGGGCTACATTCTTCCTAAAGACAGTCTTCACTGTCTTAGTGGAATTACTTTGACCACATGGTCAATCTATGATAGGACCAATACGTCCcgcttttttttttactggttgACTGATTTCTCCCGAGTTTTTGCAAGACCAAACTGCAGAGGCATCGCCATTTCCACTAATCCAAAACACATGGTTGATTTACTGATTAAAAGCATGCAATTAGATAAGATGGCTCAGTTACTTATCTAGTCATGTCTCTGTCCTCTGGCCTGTATCAATTCAGCAAGAGGATAAAGCAGGATGCAATTGCGTTATCATTGAAGTTGGAATACTCTGTTACTGTTAGTTGTTACCTCAAGTACCTCATAATATTCCAATTCTTCTAGCAATATCTGATAGCACCATGATGGACTCTTTCCTAGtgaactgtatatactgtacgtgCAAAACATGCAATTAGGATAATTttgtaataacacacacacacacacacaaacaaacacacacgaaGTCTGAAGATTTAACTTGTGAAAAAAAACTATCTGTAAAAAAAGACACTACTGAAAATGATCTATTTAAACTACTAAATAAACAACAATGGTTACCAGAATGTTATTGAATATCGATATGACCTTTTCCATTTCAACTGACATGACTTGATGAGTTATGAGTCCATAGGAAGTCCTTTTCGATATGTCAACAACACCTTTTATGGAAAATGAAGGCACGTCTGAGTATGACATTACACTACTAGCCTTGTGTAGCAGACTCATAGGGCTCTCTTGATGCTGTTAAAAGAGATGTATTCTACAAGCCTTAATAAGTCAAATGCTGAATGAACTGTACATCTAACAGTCTGTGGTTGGGTGCTTCAAGTTGGTTACCATTATCAACAAATGTAATAGACATACGTtttaaaaacattgtattttccctttatttgtgttttaggttTCAAAAGGTGTCACtaacaatacaatacagcaaTACACATTGTCATACCCATTCATTTTCAAtcaagaaaataaaaatataaaaaaggacaAAATATCTTGCATTGAGATACAGCTTTGTGTTGCATAATACAATGACTATAAAGGGAATTCTTAAACTAATTTAATAAAAGCAAAAATACACATCTCttccttgcaccatactgtacattagggctctccaactctgttcctggggAGCTATCCCCTGTAGGATTTTGCTCCAAAcctagttgtaactaacctgattcagtttatcgactagctaattattagaatcaggtgtgctatattagggttggattgaaaacctacaggatggtagctctccaggaacagggttggagagccctgcagtacAGTATACATTCATGTTTCCATTTTCTCTACTGTACTTACGATAATTCAGTTTAGCCATTCAATGGCCTCAACAATTCAAATTAGAATTAAAGTGATTAAAGCTTTGAAAAGCAACATCTTAAAACATCCATTAATACGAGACCAAATAACAATGCTGCAGTCAAATGCATTAGCATTGTGTGTAGGACATACACCCTCTTACTCAGCTGGTTAGAACCCTTGACATAATCCATAAACTCTAAAGGATGGACTCCTTCACATTGATATTAAGTGCACTTCTGTGATTTTTAATTAAACTAATTTACAATGGAGAATTATAGCAAGGGTCTGGATAAGATTATGGAGGATTATGCAAATGTTTTATGTATAATCTGAAATATTGCATCTGGGTCACTTCAACTACTCTACACAAACGTCAAGCGTGGAAAACATCCAATGTGATAGAAACAAAGCCTCTGGAATAGCCATACCTGGCAGCCTCCCTTGGTAACATGTGGGCCACTCAAATCAATATGCGGGTCAGTATAGGGTCGGAAATAGGGCGTTAGACAGAGATACACATCTATGGGATCCTTCCAACGGAGAGGGCATTCAGCATTGTTGGAAATGACAAAATTGACATCCAATGATATGTCTAAGTGTCAGGGTCCTCTGCAGTGGCAGAGGTGCTTCTGTCctggggctgcatctcaatagtctagagtgggcttcctctccttgtctcctctccttcatctgcactgatgtgAAAGAACCTGGCAGGTGTCCACTATTTTGCTTAGACTTACCCTGTATTTtcatcagtgcagatgaagggaaggagatgtGGAGAAGGGAAGCCTTTTCAGACAATTGAGATGTAGCCTGGGGGTGTCTGTGGTTCCTCTAAGCTGATGTATAGATGTATTTGGTCTTGGCGAGGCCTGTGAGCTCGTCCTCGTAGCGAGGCAGGCAGCAGAAGAGGATCCCACAGCCAATGGTGAGGATGGTGGCCCCCCAGCCGAAGCCATAGGCCCAGGTGTAGTCATAGTGGCCCTCGAAGATCAGGTCATTGAACTTGACTGGGTAGATGATGAGGGCGATGAACTGAATGACCACTGTGGTgaagaacagacagaacagagaggtttGTCAGTGGTGGATAATTCCAAACAGGGGAGGAGGCTGACTGTGTGGAACTGTGACACATGAGTGTGAGAGCCTGCCAAAACTAgcgagtgggtgtgtgtgtgtgaaatagtTTTGTACGCGAGTACTGTAGCTTTATGGGCTTAGATGAAACCACCAGCTATGTGTCATTTAAATCAGAAGGTGGGTAACTAAGTCAAGGAAATCAGAAAGAAAGTGTACTGTGAGGTAAAGTTGAGACACTGAGACTGATATTTTACACTTTCACTCTATGGATGGCAAATCACACACAAAGTGGGATCGAACAATGGATCACACATAACGATGACACTACTGTTACTATTTTATGTCCACAGGTAGTGATGATGCAGTCAGAACTAGTTCTAAATAGTAATACTTATTTACTACACTCTAAACACTGGCAAAACGCAATCATTCCCATGATAGGACTATGCATCAGCTTTATACTCAGACAACTCTATGATTCAGCTATGTCTGACAGAAAGCTTCAGTGTAATTCTGACTGACTGTgtagcctctctctttccctctgggCATAGGCAGGGCTGGGCTATCAGGTTTCACACTAGGGTGGCAGCTGCAGAAGGGGAGCAGTGGGAGTGGCGAGGAGGGGGAGTGGTAATTCTCAATGCCCTATGATCAGTGCTGTGACTCAGCCAGACGTTGAACATTCTCCCAGATTCCATGGTAACGCCATACCACAGCCCTTCTTCCCTGAACCTCAGAGCAGAGTAGGGACACAAACAACTCCCACTCCCTCTTGTCCTTGGCAATGGTTCAAATCAGAGGAAGACTAGCTTTAGGACTCTCCAACTCTACAGTAGCTTTGGATGCCATGCTACCTGAGCACCCTCTGAAAGTGGAGGAGCATAGAACGCACTAAAGTATGAGAGTGTTTGTAGTTTGAGGCTTGAAGCCAGACATTTTGAGGCAAGCTGAATTCACAAAGGCAAGGTAGTTGTTAATATTTCACAACTCTTGTCTTCAATAACTAACCTCTCCTCCATTAGCCCAGGCACGTGAAGTACAAAAACATAAGGAGGTGGTTTCcctgacacagattaagcctaataCTAGACTAAAAAGCATTTTCAATGGAGATTGCTTTTCAGTCCAGGAGTAAGATTAATCCGTAAAACTGCCCCAAGAACAACAGAAACATTTGATTTATCTTACCAGTGATGAAGAGCAAGGCCCCAATGACGGGCAGCAGGCTgatgttgagggtgcaacagagAGCGATACAGGAGATGATGAAAgcgatgatgaggatgatgaggccGATGATCATAAGAGCTGCCACAGCCTGGGCCCAAGCTGAAAACACATCAACAAACAGTGTTTACTATCTATAGACAAGACTTGGGCTAAACATATTTCTAGAAAGATTGTTAAATCCCTATATACTTTGAGCTGggaagtacagatgtaggatcttaattcctatttgagatttaaaaagacttctgaagtttgtaatttcaacTTTAAAtgttcagacttgattttcccttactaaaaatgtatcaacccctccAGAAATGTgaatgaattataatccacataataattcacatttcctgttgctgaataattattttcctgctgtagcaaaatggctcaaattaagatcctacatctgtatactaCGGAGCTGGAATTAAATGTATTTTGGAATTTGAAGGATAAGAGGTTCGGAAAAATTGGAGTGATTTTTGGGAAAGTGGATTGTTTTTAGCAAAGCACTTGACATAGAATTGCATAATGTATTTCCAGTTGTACACACGTGATTTGACTATACTTGTCACAAATAACTCTTTACACATAGCCCTACATTTTGAAATATCTTGAAAACTGATAAAGGTGCATTCAGTAAACATAAACTCAGTCTGGAAAAAATATTGTAACAACAGTTTTTTCTATTACGTAACACCACATTCTCCCAAAAACAACTGCAGCCCTTATGCACAAGGAGTCTCCACAGGAAGAGAAAGGGGTTTGATTGCAGTGATAGGTTTAACTGAAATGGGAACAAACATTTGTTCTACAGTATCACAACTGTATGGTATTTCAACACACattaagtcgctctggatgaaTGACTAAAATCTTTCATGTAATTACACCCATTACAGGTGGTAGGTTATTAACTGACATACGGTCACATCTGCTGCATGCACATGCAGAGCTCACACCTGAAAtgattcaccctctctctctgacatcaGGATCAAATGGCAGGCAGCCTACGCCTGAGCCTCAGGCATTGCAGTCATGCACTAACATCCCTCTAACTAACAATGGGGTCCTAGTCTATCAAGTTTTATTCCCTGTGTGCTAAAACATAGTGTAGAGAGTATTATTAATCATTATATAGAAGTACAGAGAGGTGGTGTGAGAATGGATAATATGTCTCTTGTGGTCAGAAAATGTAAGTATTCTCACACTGAGACACTCAAAATGAAGTGCTTTTCTGGATATCAAGTCCATGTTTGAGAACAACTTTggtgtattagtagccaactgtTACAGTTGTGTGACTGTCGCTAAGGATCTCTTTAAATGTTAGTGTCAGTCAGCAAATCCAATCCAAACCGTGTGGTGAGCTTACAGGGCCGAAGGTAGCTCACAAATAGACCGGACAGTGTTTATACTCTCCAGATGGGGAACATCTGTCTTGTGTCTTTCTGAATCAAGTTCAAAATAAACAACCAATGGCTATCAAATTCTGTTAGTTAGAATAAGTATGGGTCTGAACTTGAAGTGCTTGAATTAGTTGAGTCGTCATCTACAGAGATTATAATTCATTTTGGCACTGTTTTGTTCATACGTGCACTTTTGAGTGTTGATTTCATTCATGCACCATGCATTTTAAATGACAGCTACTGATTTGGGTAACACTAATAATCACACAAAAACGCTCAACTTCAATACTATAGTATACAATTTCAAAGAAATGTATAAATTGTGTGACAATGTTAATACAATGTTGATACAATGTTGATACAATGTTAATACAATGTTGATACAATAGTAATTACTGTGTTATTACACAATATACAACAAAAAGTTCACACTGGTTTGGTTGTGAAGACAAACAAATCCCATAACACCATCAATCCAGCATGACACCACTAATTCCAGAGACTCCATCCATGCTATGTTCACACCCAAGAAGGGACAGGGAGTGGCCCTTGGATTGGACAAAATCCTGCTGACGTTGTTTAACAAAGTTGTGTTCCAGTGGTAATATGTCTATACTAGTTCACCTTGATGGCACAAGTCAGAAAGCGACATTATACCCAACTGCACTCACTCAAACATTCATTACGTTTGGCCAGCAGCACTGACTCTACATACACTGCATAATAAAAAGGAATATATCATTCCTCTTGATTTGTATTTGTTCCAATTGCATTTCTCAGAGTCCATTTCCACCTGTCTGCTTTGTTCACCACTGGGCTATGAATTCCCACAGTATAGGGTAAGTGAATGGTTGTCTTTATGTAAGGACGCCTTTAACCCCTCCTGAGAAGATCAACAATGTTGCCAATGTTTACCGAGGGCTGAAACTACTAGTCCATTTGGACTACTACTGTACCTGACAGACAACACAGCTGTTctaactgactgactgcaggAGTACTTCCTGAGTTCTGAGTAAGAAAGAGCATGTGTTCAGTATGTACCAGACATGGATATTTTTCACTGTCCAGTGAAGACAAAGAGACAATTTCTCACTTCTCTTTTCTCACCACAGTTTGTCTGGCAGTGGTTTATAGCAGGACCTCTCCAGCTTGGTAAAGGCACTCATCAcacttctaaaaatagccctGACAACATGACTGAGAAAGCCATCTTGATATGAATTCATCCTGCCTGTTAACACCAATATTCAAAGGCAATTCGATATTCTATTCGGTTCTAGTCTATTCTATTGTTTAGAATGGGAAAATTGGTTTCACGTTGAAAGTTTGACACATCCTGCCATTGGCTATGATTGAAATTCTTACAATATATTTATAACAGCCAACATTTTAATTTAGTATGAGAAAACGATCTGAGTGGATAGTGCTTGATCAGAAATATTTTCTGATTACCATGATAAGTTGAGATGTAGTGGTTGATCTATTATAGTACCTGTACAATTTGGAGGAAAACACCAACACAAATAAACAGCTACCAGTTTGGATTTATCTAAGCAAATGACAGGCTAAAGAGAATGGGAAACAGCCAGGATAAATAAAGTGTTGTTCAAAGTTCAGTCTGACTGGCTGCCACTTTGCCATTGAAAAACTCCCAGCAGAGCATTCATTTGCTTGTTGTAAAGAAATTGTGGACTTTTTGGAAATAAAATGTGGACAAAAATAAATAACTAGGTTGTTCATAGGGATATGTTTTTTAATTAAGTAGGCTAGGCCTATGCACTTGCCCTACAAACAATTAAAAACGAATTAAATACATCCATGGAATACCTTTTTTTCTGTATAGGTAGGTTATTAGTTATGATCTTCAGCCCTGTAACTGTCAGCACTATAGTCTCTAAATCCATGTCTGAATACATAGGCTACACATTTATTTTTCTTGTCACTATGATTAGGGCTGTTGAGTGGATCATTGTTTTTCCCCCGCAATATGAAACTTACAGAATTCCATGAGAGATTTGCAGTCCCAGTTGTCATTCCGCCCTCGACAATGGCTCCACATACTTGCGTAGTGGGACTTTGCACCCTCGTCCTCAACCCATCCCGAGTTAGCAGCAATGGCAATAATATCAAATATAATCGCAAAAAGCAAAAGAAGTGGTACGATCCACCTGCATCTTGGATACGCAATTCCACAGCGAAACATATTCGACAAACAGAAAAGACAGTGCGGATAGAAGCGGTCGAGCGTCCAGATAACGTCTGGGTCTGTGTACACCTTTTTTACTGATCAAATATAAAAGCTACACCCGAGTTTGCAATGTAATCAGTGCACAGTGAACCTGTTTAATAAACCTGTAAAACTGGTAATGTACGAAGGGCGAGAGTAAACCCAACCAGCAACTCCAAGCCCAACCCATTGACAGTCTGTCTCATATTACCCAGCTCATTGTAACTCCTTCAGTGCCACACAGGCTATAAAGCGTGGTCTAGTCACTGTATTGACTCTTTATGACACCTGAAggtctactgtaggctactttCTTTCAGGAAACACACTGGTTGAAGTAGTTGTACAATCAGTGTGGAGATTATAAATGATAAATGTTATTAAAGGTTCagtgcagccgtttttatctcaatatcaaatcatttttggTTACcgtgattgttttaaattaaaaaggtaaaaaaataaacaaaaatagcttcttagcaaagagacaTTTCCTCAAGCAAGAGGAAatctagctgttattggcagaggtttggaacctTCTTTGTTATTGGTATATTAACAAATTAATaggtcaccaggcaggccaaagctccatcccaccaaaacaggctgaatatttcaggcggtcttttcaaaaaGCTCTTTCATTAAAAGGGCATTTCCACAATTTCAtaatattattccaacctcatagtgtggaaatatatataaaacacagaaaagtCACCTTTTTGACTGGAACATGCTAtcatacacgttgatccagagcatcccaaacttgctcaatgggtaacatgtctggtgagtatgcaggccatggaagaactgggacattttcagcttccaggaattgtttacagatccttgtgacatggggctatgcattatcatgctgaaacatgaggtgatggcggcagaggaatggcacgacaatgggcctcaggatctcgtcacggtatctctgtgcattcaaattgccaatgATAAAATTCAATTGTATTCAtagtccgtagtttatgcctgcccataccataatcccatCGCTAccatgggcactctgttcacaacatttcCATCAGCAAACCGCCCGCTAACACAACACCATActcgctgtctgccatctgcccggtacagttgaaaccaggatacATCCGTTAagaacacacttctccagtgtgccagtggcaatcgaaggtgagcatttgcccactaaaGTCAGTTATGACACCGAACTCCAGTCAGGTTAAGTCCCTCGTGAGGACGATGAGCAAGCAGATGAGCTtctctgagacggtttctgacagtttgtgcagaaattctttggttgggcaaacccacagtttcattagctgtccgggtggctggtctcagacaatcacacagatgaagaagccagatgtagaggtcctggcTGGCGTGtttacacgtggtctacggttgtgaggccggttggacgtactgtactgacaaattctctaaaacaatgttggaggtggattatggtagagaaattaacattcaattctctggcaacagttctggtcgacattcctgcagtcagcataccaattgcacactccctcaaaacttgagacatttgtggcattgtgttgtacaCATTTtggagtggtcttttattgtccccagcacaaggtgcacctgtgtaatgatcatgctgtttaatcagcttcttgatattccacacctgtcaggtggatggattatcttggcaaaggagaaatcctcattaacagggatgtacaATTTTTTGTGCACAACAGtttagagaaataagcattttgtgcacatagaaaatgtctgggatcttttatttcagctcatgaaaccaacgctatacatgttgcgtttatatttttgttcactgtatATTACCTTTACTATGTGCATAAGGCTGTTATTTAATGAATGCAAAACGCAACATTGTGTCCAAAATCAAAATAAGATACCTCTTTATAGTGTTTTCGGTACAATGTTGCATTCTGCGGAGTTATAGAATGTCGCCGAGGGGGCCAGGTCGGGCAGCTACTCCATAGAATGTTTCAGGATTACATATGTCATGTTTTGCGTTGTGTTTGAAGTAGCAACAGTGAAGCTCGGTGATTACTAGTTACCAAAGTAAAAATTGTCTATGGTAAAAATTCCTGAAAACAATGGTTAGCAATGGGGTTAAGGTAAGTGTTATGTTTAAAATCTTTAAAAAGTATATAATTAGAAATAGGCTGGGTTTAGCCAATGATTTTATAAACATCACCCCTGTAATAATTTCGCTGATTATGTTGCAAAGAAACAATACACCAAATGGAAAAcacaaacgagagtttctattggacaaattcaggtaggccCCTCCCGTTTAATTCCGTTTGCTCTGTTTGTTTCCGTTTGGTTAAACGGCAAATGGTTTCCGTAATGAATACACGCCTGGATTGCAGATGCTATGTgctggccattgagaggctttaaAGCCGCTGGTTGGCGATACTGACATTATTgtggagcagtcctccataggaatgaatggaattctacagtattttaattaaatgttttaaggacaaaattacatgtatttaagtatgttttgttgtagtggggatTAGTAAACTCGAATGTAGAcaataataaatgcatttctatagcttccaacaTATAGCTTTTACAACGGTGTGGGAGTACCAAGATGGAGGCGTGGTAGCTTcaacacagcgccccctattagTCATTGAGTGTAAATATACATCATTGGGTTTAGCCATAATTGTGACTtggtggctgtggtaactagtgacgaccgtgAAGCCGGTGCGGTTGCATGGAGGGTGAGAAGGAATATAATGCATGGAATCAGATTCCAAGGAATCGATCGGATGGAGAACGACTGTGTTTGCATGTCTAAATTTAACTCAGGCTCGGAGATAGATTGTTTATTCTGAAATATTACTATCTTCATCCCAACAATATTTCCATGCTTAGGACTAAAACTGTAAAACACAATTGCAAGCCACTCTCGCAGACCACCTGCGTATGCCGTCAAAGCCGATCCATGGCCACAGTTTCAGAATTCCCAGAACGAATTAAGGGGGAATGATATGGACCATACATACTCAAATCAAGACAGCCCAGTAGAATGGCATGTCTTTTCGCAATAAATGCAGGTGTTTCATTATGAGAATGATCAGGTCGCTCGGTTGCATCAATATCTAACAGTCCGAAAACCCTGGAATGGCTATGCGACGCTGTAAATGAACGCTTCCTACAGCTCAGCGGATTTCACGTTCAGTCTTACGTCACTGGCCTGGGAGTGAATCATCATAAGAGAATAGGAATGCTGCGCCCGTGAACTGGACCATCGCACTTATTTTAAAATAGCTCACTTTGTCATCTTAGTCTTATCATGGAAGAAATACTACGGAAGCTACAGAAGGACGCATCTGGAAATAAGCACAAAGCAATTCGGGATTCGTGCGTCTTCGCCTGTGGTGAGTAGCCTGTATTATTAGGTTGCTACAGACATTAGCCAATGTTGGACCTGTCATGTAATCGAAAACTGACCAAAGATAGGCTAAATATGAAAACTATTGTGTGTTACAGGCTTCCTGAAAAGCCCCCAACACAAACCCGTTTAATAGGTTCGCCATTCAGATGGTCAACTATTTTGACTATCGGCTATTTGTACCCGCTATGCCTGCTGTTGACTTTCCGGAAATATTCTCATCATGTTACTGGAAAGTGTAAAACGATCGTAGCATTATGTGCCATGGCCAGCTTGGCAGCACCCATATGGGTTGCTGTTGTTAAATGTTAAGTCCGTGCAACTAACGGTTGCTGTCGTTACATTTTAAGTCAGTGTAGCTAATACAGCACTCATTCACCTATTTGGCCACATTACTGGTGGGTATTTCTATTGCCATGAACGCAATTGACAGGTGGACAATAGTTGCGGCATAAATCATAATGTTTATGAATGTTGTTGAATGACGTATTGTAATATAATGTACTTTTCACGAGCCCAACACATAGTGTGCCATATTATTGACTCTCTTAGGAAATTTCATTCACAGAATATGACAGGTATGCCGATTCAATAACAGCACAGCAGTTTCCACATCAATACAGAGCACATTTGCGTGTTAACATTTCAGGCCAAGCTCTCTTGCTGTCAACAATAACATTTTGCTTTCATTCAATACCAAAATGCAAGGTTGTTGTGACAGACATTACTGAGTACTGTAATTGTCCACCCCTTGGTGGAACCTGCTTTTTACAAGGCGCCTGTCACCTCTCTCTGAGGGAATACAGAGTGACATGATAGCACAGGCTGCCTGGCAGACAGCTGGCCTCATTGCTGCCACTGCATATCAATGGACAGCAGGTATTGCAGATTAATGCAATATTGCACATCGAGCACATGAATAAGGGCAAGGATAACTTATCCACTCCCACACACATACTACATTATTCAAGC
The nucleotide sequence above comes from Salvelinus namaycush isolate Seneca chromosome 35, SaNama_1.0, whole genome shotgun sequence. Encoded proteins:
- the LOC120029714 gene encoding p53 apoptosis effector related to PMP-22-like — translated: MFRCGIAYPRCRWIVPLLLLFAIIFDIIAIAANSGWVEDEGAKSHYASMWSHCRGRNDNWDCKSLMEFSWAQAVAALMIIGLIILIIAFIISCIALCCTLNISLLPVIGALLFITVVIQFIALIIYPVKFNDLIFEGHYDYTWAYGFGWGATILTIGCGILFCCLPRYEDELTGLAKTKYIYTSA